Genomic DNA from Chitinivorax sp. PXF-14:
GGTAAATTGCCGCCACGTCGAGCCGATGGCCGCGTGACCTTGGCTTGGGTGGGTCCGATACTCAGGCACCAGACACCATGCCCCGGCTTTTCAAGGCCGGGGCATTTTTCATGGACGCGGCTTCAGCGCCTGATCGAAGAAGCGCAGCGTGTGGCCGATGGTGTACAGGCGGTTCTCGCGTTTTTGTGCGCCGTGGCCCTCGTCGGCGAAGATCATCAGCTCGCTGGCAACCCCCTTCTGCGTTGCGGCCTCGTACATCTGGACGGCCTCGCCCACCGGCACGCGCGGGTCGCTGGCGCCCTGGATGATCAGCAGCGGCGCGCTGAGCCTATCGATATAGGTAACTGGCGACAGCTTGATCAGCGCCTCGCGGTCGATTTCCGGGTCGCCGTATTCGCTGGTGCGCAGCTTGCGGCGGTAGGGCGCGGTATTATTGAGGAAGGTCAGCAGGTTCGACATGCCCACGTTGGCCACGCCGGCGTCGAAGCTGCCGGCGAACATCGTCATGCCGACCAGCGTCGAGTAGCCGCCATAGCTGCCGCCCATGATGCCGATCTTCGGTGTGCTGCCGTGGCTGCCCCAGTTGGTGCGGATGTAGCGCGCGGCATCGTCGATGTCGGTGATCACATCGAGGCGCTTGGCGCCGTCGTCGGCATGGAACCACGCCTTGCCGTAGCCGTTGGAGCCGCGCACATTGGGCTCGACGAAGATGTAGCCGGCATCGACGAACAGCTGCGCGTAGGGCGAGAAACCCGGTGTCGCCTGCGACTCGGGGCCGCCGTGGAAATGGACGATGACCGGGCATGGTGCCGGATCGCAACTGGCCGGCCGGCGCACGAACATCGGGATGGGCGTGCCATCGCGTGCCGGGTAGGTTTCGAGCGTGGCGCGGGCGAAACGGCGCGTATCCACCTCGGGGCTCGACGGCCACACCCACTGCGTCTGCTGGCCGCGGCGCCAGTCGTAGACATAGGCCGAGCGCGGTGCCTGTGCCGTTTCCACGATCAGCACGCTGTAGCGGCCGTCGCGCGTGCTCGAGCCGGGCAGCACGTGGTCGGCTCCCTTGAAGGCGGGCAATGCAAGCGGCTTGCCGCTCTGTGCATCGAGCGCATGGAGCGTGCTGTAGCCGTTGTCGTTGACCGTGTAGAGGATGCGGCGGCGCGTGTCGTCGATCTGGAAGCCCGATACATCCCACTTGAGCTCGGGCGTGATCGCGTCGAAGCGGCCACCGGCATAGCGGTACAGCCGGCGGAAGTTACCGAAGCGCGGCGTCTGCGCCAGGTATTCGCCGGGCTTGGCGCCGAAGCGCATTTCATACTCTTCGTTGTCGTCCTGGCCGATCACCGGGGCCAGCTTGCCGGACTGCCATTCGTAGTATTCGCTGTGCGTGCTGCCGATGCCCTTCTCCAGCAGCAGCCGGCCATCGTCGAGGTGGTCGGCGATCGCCCACAGGCCCGGTTCGGTGAAGATCGCCTCCTTCTTGCCGGTGGCGATCTCATAGCGGTACAGCGCGCGGCTGTCGGGGCGGATGTCGTTGGCTGCGTAGTAGACGTAGCGGCTGTCGCGGCTGACGAACTGGTGAAAGGTCTGCACCCCTTCCTTGTGCTGGATCTCGATCAGCGCCCCGCCCGCGGTCGGCTGCAGGTAAAGGCCGGGGTTCTCCTCGCCCTTGCGGTCGCGTTGCACGAGCAGGTAGCGGCCGTCCGGCGTGATGTCGGCGAGTGTGGTGGCATCCTCGCCGCCGGTCATCTGCACCGGGAAGCGCTGCGGCCCGTCGATGCGCCAGATCTGCGAGACGCCGGTCACACGCCAGGTGAAGAACAGCTGCCTCGCGTCCGGGCTCAACAGGCCGCCGCCCGGCGCCGAGATGTCGAGCATGGACTGGATGCGGCGGCTCAGCGAGGCATCGAGCGGCTTGGGGCGGAACTGTTCGAGTGTTTCCTTGCTGACGCTGCTGGCGCCAAGGCCGGTGTAGCCGGCGGCCTGCGCGGCCGGGCTGCAGAGCGCGGCGCACAGCGCCGTCAGGGTGAGCTTGCGAGTGATCGGGGTCATGGTGTCGTCGTGGGTCGATGATGGGCGTCAACAAGTGAGGTGTGACCGGCTGCTGCGCATCGAGTTCGCCCACCGTCACGCCACGCCGCATTGCGCGTGTGGCGCTGATGCTAATCCGACTCGCGGCCCGCTGACCAGCCCCGTGCGGCCTACTTCAGGTATTTGTCGTAGATGGCCTGGTAGCGGCCGGTTTCCTTCAGGTGGCGTAGCCCGGCGTTGAAGTCGTCGCGTACCTGAGGGTCGCGAAACACCGGGCGGTAGTCCTGCGGGTTCGGCGTGACGAAGTCGTGCTCCTCCACCAGCTTGGTCGCGGTACCGCTCCTCATGAGCTCCAGCGTGAAGTAGCGGAAGATGTGGCGGTCGCTGAGCACCACGTCGTAGCGCCCGGCCATCAGGGTTCTGACCTGCAACGCCTGGTCGTTCAGCTCGAAATAGCGGCCCGCCTTGCGCACCGGGTCGAGCCAGGCCGGATAGCGCTTGCTCGCCCCCTGAAACGACACCACGCTCAGGCCGTCGAGATCGGACGGGCGGGTGATGACCAGATTGCGCTCCTGCAGCGTGATGAACACATTGTCGTAGCGCACGGCCGGGTCGCCATAATGGCCGCCGAAGTGCGTCAGATCTTCGCCCAGGTCGGTCATCACGGCATCGACCTGATTGCTTTTGAAGGCCATCGGCACGCGCGCGAACGAGAAATAGTGCGGCTTCAGCACGTGGCCACGGTAGGCGAGCGCCTCGCCGATCACCTCCAGTTCGATGCCGGAATTGGTGTCGGGAAAGCAGAACGGCGGAATCCTTTCGCCAAAGGCCATGCTGACGTCGGCCGCCATGGCCCCTGTCGACAGCGTCAGCAGCATTGCGCCCAGCAAGGCCCACCTCACCACTGCCTCCTGTTGTGTCGATCACGTCCGGCGGACGAACCGCCGCCCCGTCCCTGCCTCAGTATAGCCTGCGACGGCGGCGCCCCCGCGCTCACGGGCTGACCATCTCGGCATAGTCCAGCAGCGCCGCCAGCACCTGCTGCTGGCGGCCCGTCAGGTCCGCCCTACCCTGCAGTTGCTCGATCTGGGCGAGGTAATCGTCGATGGTGATGCTGGCGCCGCCGGCCGGATCGGTCAGGCGCCATTCGCGGTAGTCGTCCCAGCGCATGGCCTCGGTGGACGCCAGGGTCTCCGGGAAATTGCGGGCGCGGTAACGGAACAGCATCTCGGGCAGGCGCGCGTCGTCGAAATCCAGCCGCAGCTCGGCCAGCTGTTGCGGCAGCGTGGCGCGGATGCGGTTCATCAGCCCGCGATCCTTGTTGCTGAAGAAGCCGCCGCCATACAGCATCAGGTCCGGGTCGCTCGGCGGCTCGCCGGCCGGGCGGTCGAACACCGTCGCCAGCTTGGCGGAGAGGTCGTTCGCGGCCAGCCGTTTCCAGTGACGCTCGCTTTGCGCCAGGTCGATCTGCCAGTGTTCCGCCAGCGCCGGGGTCAGCAGCTTGCTCGATGCCACGATCGGGCACTTGTTGAGGTGGATGGTCTTGAGCGGCAGCCGTTCGACCCCCTCGGGCAGATCGGCCGCGCGTGTGAACAGCCGCTCGCGGATCTGTTCCGGCGTCAGGTCGAACAGCGGCGCCGGGTCGGCGCGCAGGTCGAACACCACGACCTCGTTCTTGTTGGTCGGGTGCATGGCGATCGGCGAAACGAGCGCGAGGCAGCCGAAATCGGTGGAATACATGCCCGAGACATGCAGCACCGGCCGCTTGCTGTCGAGGTCGATCTGCCCGGCCACCTTGTGCTTGTCGCGCAGCTGGTAGACATAGTCGTAGAGCTTGGGCTGAGTGGCCTTGACGAGCCGCGCCACGGCGATGGTGGCGCGCACGTCGGACAGCGCATCGTGCGCGGCCTCGTGCACGAGGCCATTGGCCGCGCTCAGGTGTTCGAGCTTGAAGCTCGGCTTGCCGTCCTCATGCGTGGGCCAGACGATGCCCTCGGGCCGCAGCGCACGCGTCAGGCGCAGCATGTCGAGGATGTCCCAGCGCGAGCAGCCGTGTTGCCATTCGCGCGCATAGGGGTCGAAAAAATTGCGGTAGAGCAGATTGCGCGTGAACTCGTCGTCGAAGCGCAGGGTGTTGTAGCCGACGCCGCAGGTGCCCGGCTGGCCCAGCTGTTCGAGGATGGCGGCGATGAAATCGACCTCGGGCAGCCCCTTCTCCAGCGCCAGCTGCGGCGTGATGCCGGTGACCAGGCAGGCCTCGGGCTGCGGCAGGAAGTCGTCGGCCGGCCGGCAGTAGACATTCAGCGGCTCGCCGATCTCGTTCAGATCTTCGTCGGTGCGGATGCCGGCGAACTGCACGGCGCGGTCGCGGCGCGGGTCGGTGCCG
This window encodes:
- a CDS encoding prolyl oligopeptidase family serine peptidase; the protein is MTPITRKLTLTALCAALCSPAAQAAGYTGLGASSVSKETLEQFRPKPLDASLSRRIQSMLDISAPGGGLLSPDARQLFFTWRVTGVSQIWRIDGPQRFPVQMTGGEDATTLADITPDGRYLLVQRDRKGEENPGLYLQPTAGGALIEIQHKEGVQTFHQFVSRDSRYVYYAANDIRPDSRALYRYEIATGKKEAIFTEPGLWAIADHLDDGRLLLEKGIGSTHSEYYEWQSGKLAPVIGQDDNEEYEMRFGAKPGEYLAQTPRFGNFRRLYRYAGGRFDAITPELKWDVSGFQIDDTRRRILYTVNDNGYSTLHALDAQSGKPLALPAFKGADHVLPGSSTRDGRYSVLIVETAQAPRSAYVYDWRRGQQTQWVWPSSPEVDTRRFARATLETYPARDGTPIPMFVRRPASCDPAPCPVIVHFHGGPESQATPGFSPYAQLFVDAGYIFVEPNVRGSNGYGKAWFHADDGAKRLDVITDIDDAARYIRTNWGSHGSTPKIGIMGGSYGGYSTLVGMTMFAGSFDAGVANVGMSNLLTFLNNTAPYRRKLRTSEYGDPEIDREALIKLSPVTYIDRLSAPLLIIQGASDPRVPVGEAVQMYEAATQKGVASELMIFADEGHGAQKRENRLYTIGHTLRFFDQALKPRP
- a CDS encoding substrate-binding periplasmic protein, whose product is MRWALLGAMLLTLSTGAMAADVSMAFGERIPPFCFPDTNSGIELEVIGEALAYRGHVLKPHYFSFARVPMAFKSNQVDAVMTDLGEDLTHFGGHYGDPAVRYDNVFITLQERNLVITRPSDLDGLSVVSFQGASKRYPAWLDPVRKAGRYFELNDQALQVRTLMAGRYDVVLSDRHIFRYFTLELMRSGTATKLVEEHDFVTPNPQDYRPVFRDPQVRDDFNAGLRHLKETGRYQAIYDKYLK
- the sbcB gene encoding exodeoxyribonuclease I, with product MPNTLYWHDYETFGTDPRRDRAVQFAGIRTDEDLNEIGEPLNVYCRPADDFLPQPEACLVTGITPQLALEKGLPEVDFIAAILEQLGQPGTCGVGYNTLRFDDEFTRNLLYRNFFDPYAREWQHGCSRWDILDMLRLTRALRPEGIVWPTHEDGKPSFKLEHLSAANGLVHEAAHDALSDVRATIAVARLVKATQPKLYDYVYQLRDKHKVAGQIDLDSKRPVLHVSGMYSTDFGCLALVSPIAMHPTNKNEVVVFDLRADPAPLFDLTPEQIRERLFTRAADLPEGVERLPLKTIHLNKCPIVASSKLLTPALAEHWQIDLAQSERHWKRLAANDLSAKLATVFDRPAGEPPSDPDLMLYGGGFFSNKDRGLMNRIRATLPQQLAELRLDFDDARLPEMLFRYRARNFPETLASTEAMRWDDYREWRLTDPAGGASITIDDYLAQIEQLQGRADLTGRQQQVLAALLDYAEMVSP